From a single Ignavibacteriota bacterium genomic region:
- a CDS encoding amino acid permease, with the protein MSSQAHEFKRALGPIDATLLVIGSMIGSGIFIVSADIARTVGSPGYLLLVWLLTGMMTLTGALSYGELAGMFPRAGGQYVYLREAWGPLTAFLYGWTLFMVIQTGTIAAVAVAFAKFTAVLVPAASEAHVVIHAGSFHINAAQIVAVFSVVLLTFMNTRGIQLGRLVQDTFTVAKTIALVALIVCGAVIGRNALAMGANFLDMLTPVGLSGSGAVPLSGVALLGAIAVAMVGSLFSSDAWNNVTFTAGEVVDPKRTIPLSLALGTGIVTVLYLIMNTVYLMVLPLAGSPEAGDAIGRGIQFAVSDRVGTAASTVMFGGAGTIVMAALIMVSTFGCNNGLILAGARVYYTMARDGLFFARAGTLNGRSVPAAALGFQALWASLLCLSGTYGDLLDYVVFAVLVFYILTVAGIFLLRRSRPDAERPYRAFGYPVLPALYIMAAAGICIALLVLKPVYTWPGVGIVLAGVPVYYIWRRFSAQRS; encoded by the coding sequence ATGAGCAGCCAGGCACACGAATTCAAACGGGCCCTCGGCCCCATCGATGCAACCCTCCTCGTCATCGGGTCGATGATCGGGTCCGGGATCTTCATCGTCAGCGCGGATATCGCACGGACCGTCGGTTCGCCCGGGTATCTTCTGCTGGTATGGCTTCTCACCGGCATGATGACGCTGACAGGGGCTCTGAGCTACGGTGAGCTGGCCGGGATGTTCCCCCGGGCAGGAGGACAATATGTCTACCTGCGTGAGGCCTGGGGGCCGCTGACAGCGTTCCTCTATGGCTGGACCCTGTTCATGGTGATCCAGACCGGCACGATCGCTGCGGTCGCCGTGGCCTTTGCTAAATTCACCGCGGTGCTCGTGCCCGCCGCCAGCGAAGCGCACGTCGTGATCCATGCCGGCTCCTTTCACATCAATGCCGCACAGATCGTTGCGGTCTTCTCCGTCGTACTCCTCACCTTCATGAACACACGTGGCATCCAGCTCGGGCGGCTCGTTCAGGACACCTTCACCGTGGCGAAGACGATCGCCCTCGTTGCGCTGATCGTGTGCGGCGCCGTGATCGGAAGGAATGCCCTTGCGATGGGAGCGAACTTTTTGGACATGCTGACCCCGGTAGGCCTCTCCGGCTCCGGGGCGGTTCCGCTCTCGGGCGTTGCTCTGCTCGGGGCGATCGCCGTTGCGATGGTGGGCTCACTCTTCTCGAGCGATGCCTGGAACAATGTGACGTTCACTGCCGGGGAGGTGGTGGACCCGAAGCGGACGATCCCGCTCAGCCTGGCGCTGGGAACGGGCATCGTGACGGTCCTCTATCTCATCATGAATACCGTCTATCTTATGGTGCTTCCGCTTGCCGGTTCTCCCGAAGCGGGGGATGCGATCGGCCGCGGCATCCAGTTCGCAGTCTCCGACCGCGTGGGCACCGCAGCCTCGACAGTGATGTTCGGCGGTGCAGGCACGATCGTCATGGCGGCGCTGATCATGGTATCGACGTTCGGGTGCAACAACGGTTTGATCCTCGCAGGTGCGAGAGTGTACTACACCATGGCCAGGGATGGGCTGTTCTTTGCACGTGCCGGCACGCTCAACGGGCGCAGTGTTCCGGCCGCGGCCCTCGGGTTTCAGGCACTCTGGGCGAGTCTCCTCTGCCTCTCGGGGACCTACGGCGACTTGCTGGACTACGTGGTCTTCGCGGTATTGGTATTCTACATCCTGACCGTCGCCGGGATATTTCTGCTCCGCCGCTCGCGACCCGATGCGGAGCGCCCGTACCGCGCTTTCGGATATCCCGTGCTCCCGGCCCTCTATATCATGGCTGCTGCCGGCATCTGCATCGCGCTCCTGGTGTTGAAACCGGTCTATACGTGGCCTGGCGTGGGTATCGTGCTGGCCGGCGTCCCTGTCTATTACATATGGCGCCGATTCTCCGCACAACGCTCCTGA
- a CDS encoding NupC/NupG family nucleoside CNT transporter produces the protein MEFVPILRGLLGVLFITVLAVLFSSNRRAINWKLVGIGIVMQFAFAFIVLKTDTGRWLFSGLSSLFVTFFTFASDGAAFVFGNLARGPGAEGSLGFIFAFQVLPTIIFFASTMAVLYHFGVMQRVVQGMAWVMLRLLRTSGAESLCVAANTFMGQTEAPLVIRPYLARLTESELYTIMTSGMAHISGGVMAAYVAILGVAYAGATAGDAGASQVFFAGHLLAACIMAAPATIVIAKIIRPETDDPVTMGTVKVAIEKQHANAIDAAASGAGDGLRLALNVAGMLIAFIAIVALLNAVLLWFGGITALNGFTQTQFGQPLSMELIFGLVFQFIAFAIGVPWHEAMQVGSLMGIKLVLNEFVAYLKMADAIAAHQISARSIVIATYALCGFANISSIAIQIGGIGPLAENRRGDIARLGVKAVLGGTLATWMTASIAGLFVN, from the coding sequence ATGGAATTCGTACCGATCCTCCGCGGACTGCTGGGCGTGCTCTTCATCACGGTGCTTGCGGTCCTCTTCTCCTCGAACCGCCGCGCGATCAACTGGAAGCTCGTGGGCATCGGCATCGTGATGCAGTTCGCGTTCGCCTTCATCGTTCTCAAGACCGATACAGGACGGTGGCTGTTCAGCGGGCTGAGTTCACTGTTCGTGACGTTCTTCACCTTCGCGTCAGATGGCGCAGCGTTCGTCTTCGGGAACCTCGCCAGAGGACCCGGCGCCGAGGGAAGTCTCGGCTTCATCTTTGCCTTCCAGGTCCTCCCCACCATCATCTTCTTTGCTTCCACGATGGCCGTGCTGTATCACTTCGGGGTGATGCAACGCGTCGTGCAGGGGATGGCATGGGTGATGCTGCGCCTCCTCCGCACCAGCGGCGCAGAGTCGCTGTGCGTCGCCGCGAACACGTTCATGGGCCAGACCGAGGCCCCGCTCGTGATCCGGCCCTACCTCGCCCGGCTCACCGAATCCGAACTGTACACGATCATGACCAGCGGCATGGCACATATCTCCGGCGGCGTGATGGCGGCCTACGTTGCGATCCTGGGAGTGGCGTACGCGGGCGCGACCGCGGGTGACGCAGGGGCATCGCAGGTCTTCTTCGCCGGACATCTCCTCGCCGCATGCATCATGGCGGCGCCCGCCACGATCGTCATCGCCAAGATCATACGTCCCGAAACAGACGATCCGGTGACGATGGGGACGGTGAAGGTCGCCATCGAAAAACAACACGCCAATGCGATCGATGCCGCGGCATCCGGCGCCGGCGACGGCCTCCGGCTTGCCCTCAACGTTGCCGGTATGCTCATCGCCTTCATCGCCATCGTGGCCCTGCTGAACGCAGTCCTCCTCTGGTTCGGCGGGATCACGGCGCTGAACGGATTCACCCAGACGCAGTTCGGACAGCCCCTCTCCATGGAGCTCATCTTCGGTCTCGTGTTCCAGTTCATCGCCTTCGCCATCGGCGTCCCGTGGCATGAAGCCATGCAGGTGGGCAGTCTGATGGGCATCAAGCTTGTCCTCAATGAGTTCGTGGCCTATTTGAAAATGGCCGATGCGATCGCCGCACACCAGATCTCCGCCCGCTCGATCGTCATCGCGACGTACGCGCTCTGCGGCTTCGCCAACATTTCCTCCATCGCCATCCAGATCGGCGGCATCGGGCCGCTGGCGGAGAACAGGCGCGGCGATATCGCGCGGCTCGGCGTCAAGGCTGTGCTGGGTGGCACCCTCGCGACGTGGATGACCGCGTCGATCGCCGGACTCTTCGTGAACTGA
- a CDS encoding ROK family transcriptional regulator produces MQARRQKHEGITRINSKVARDINRSIILATVRRGQPIPRSEIAEITRLNKSTVSSIVARLIDEELLIESPDRIGAGTVGRKPVNLSLAQGKHFIGAISFDAPCTRVAIVDINGTLRARDEIWTKVVSPESLVAQSVARLNALRATIGPHRFHGIGASVGGIVDADQSRVIYSANLGWSNVDLSALIREQAPDVETISVENDAKASALAELLWGAHRISPANLVFLLVGVGIGAGITINGRVLSGDTHAAGEVGHMTVVEGGERCSCGNSGCWHLYASEQALIRWFTELKSAKPGFVPAVALSDVVDAARAGDDDALQALKTWAQHVGVGIGDLMCILDPSAVIVGGPITQVWDLVGETVNASAGGRRPLASQHKTTVLPTSLPDNPPLLGAAALSIRSVFADVTISM; encoded by the coding sequence ATGCAGGCACGGCGGCAGAAACATGAAGGGATCACGCGCATCAATTCAAAGGTTGCGCGCGACATCAACCGCTCGATCATCCTGGCAACCGTCCGGCGTGGTCAGCCTATCCCCCGTTCTGAGATCGCCGAGATCACCCGCCTGAACAAGAGCACCGTTTCAAGTATCGTTGCACGTCTTATCGACGAAGAGCTTTTGATCGAATCACCCGACCGCATTGGCGCGGGGACGGTCGGACGCAAGCCGGTGAACCTGAGCCTTGCCCAGGGCAAGCACTTCATCGGCGCGATCTCTTTCGATGCACCGTGCACGCGCGTGGCGATCGTGGACATCAATGGCACTCTCCGCGCCCGCGACGAGATCTGGACCAAGGTCGTTTCTCCCGAAAGCCTGGTCGCCCAGAGTGTGGCGCGCCTGAATGCCCTGCGCGCAACCATCGGCCCGCACCGGTTCCATGGGATCGGCGCAAGCGTCGGGGGCATCGTGGACGCCGACCAGTCGCGTGTGATCTATTCCGCGAACCTTGGCTGGAGCAATGTGGACCTTTCGGCCCTGATACGGGAGCAGGCCCCGGATGTTGAGACCATCAGCGTCGAAAACGATGCCAAGGCATCGGCACTGGCTGAACTTTTATGGGGCGCACACAGAATTTCTCCGGCCAATCTGGTGTTCTTGCTTGTAGGGGTCGGGATCGGGGCCGGCATCACCATCAACGGCCGGGTGCTCAGCGGCGACACGCACGCGGCAGGTGAAGTTGGCCACATGACGGTTGTCGAAGGGGGCGAGCGGTGCTCCTGCGGCAACTCCGGATGCTGGCACCTGTATGCGTCCGAGCAGGCGCTCATCCGCTGGTTCACCGAACTCAAGAGCGCGAAGCCGGGATTCGTCCCGGCAGTTGCCCTCTCCGATGTCGTCGACGCCGCACGCGCGGGCGACGATGATGCGCTCCAGGCGCTCAAGACCTGGGCGCAGCACGTCGGGGTTGGCATCGGTGATCTGATGTGTATCCTCGACCCGTCCGCCGTCATCGTCGGCGGGCCGATCACGCAGGTGTGGGACCTTGTCGGCGAGACGGTCAACGCTTCCGCCGGCGGCCGCCGCCCGCTCGCATCCCAGCATAAGACAACGGTACTGCCTACATCGCTCCCCGACAATCCTCCACTGCTCGGGGCAGCAGCGTTGTCGATCAGAAGTGTCTTTGCAGATGTCACCATTTCCATGTGA